The following coding sequences lie in one Arachis hypogaea cultivar Tifrunner chromosome 4, arahy.Tifrunner.gnm2.J5K5, whole genome shotgun sequence genomic window:
- the LOC112744788 gene encoding probable protein phosphatase 2C 33 isoform X3, with amino-acid sequence MGSCISEAGGHSPPLLPIQPDTNMDGGKKRRLKGSPSFDYKVPGRMHLNGSSDVASMYCKQGRKGINQDAMLVWENFCSKEDTIFCGVFDGHGPYGHRVARKVRDSFPLKLSAQWDFHRKSTDGLSDQGSAAGSYKSEEIGFRLVDEKPRLTDHEPDGTDTILTLKESFLKASKIMDKELKLHPDIDCFCSGTTAVTLVKQGKDLVIGNVGDSRAILGTRDHDDNLIAVQLTIDLKPNLPREEERIRLRKGRVFPLQNEPDVARVWLPNSDFPGLAMARAFGDFCLKDFGLISVPDVSYHRLTENDEFVVLATDGIWDVLSNEEVVDIVASAPRPSAARSLVESAVKAWRMKFPLCKVDDCAAVCLFVDSNSDSGSASTADDSTLEPPIDQSEQSSLLSEKGTGVDAEKQQQ; translated from the exons ATGGGGTCATGCATCTCAGAGGCTGGTGGTCACTCTCCTCCCCTTCTTCCAATCCAGCCAGACACCAATATGGATGGTGGGAAGAAGAGGAGGTTGAAGGGTTCCCCTTCCTTTGATTACAAAGTGCCTGGGAGAATGCACCTGAATGGGTCCAGCGATGTTGCATCTATGTACTGCAAGCAAGGTAGAAAAGGGATCAACCAAGATGCTATGCTTGTTTGGGAG AACTTCTGTTCAAAGGAGGACACCATTTTTTGTGGTGTTTTTGATGGTCATGGACCTTATGGCCATAGGGTTGCAAGGAAAGTCAGGGATTCTTTCCCTTTAAAACTTAGCGCTCAATGGGATTTCCACCGCAAGAGTACAGATGGGCTGAGTGATCAGGGCAGTGCCGCAGGAAGTTACAAATCTGAAGAGATTGGGTTTAGACTGGTTGATGAGAAACCTAGATTGACTGATCATGAGCCTGATGGAACAGATACTATCTTGACATTAAAAGAATCCTTTTTGAAGGCTTCTAAGATTATGGATAAGGAACTGAAACTGCATCCTGATATTGATTGCTTTTGCAGCGGGACTACAGCTGTTACCTTGGTTAAGCAG GGCAAGGACCTTGTTATTGGAAATGTTGGGGACTCCAGAGCTATATTGGGTACCCGAGATCATGATGATAATCTTATTGCTGTTCAATTGACAATTGACCTCAAGCCAAATCTTCCCA GGGAAGAAGAGCGAATCAGGCTTCGTAAAGGAAGGGTCTTTCCCCTTCAGAATGAACCGGATGTTGCTCGAGTTTGGCTGCCTAACTCTGATTTCCCTGGTCTTGCTATGGCAAGGGCTTTTGGAGATTTTTGCTTGAAGGACTTTGGACTGATTTCAGTTCCAGATGTGTCATATCATCGCCTTACTGAGAATGATGAATTTGTTGTATTAGCAACAGATGGG ATATGGGATGTTTTATCAAATGAAGAGGTTGTGGACATCGTGGCATCTGCTCCACGCCCTTCTGCGGCTCGATCACTGGTGGAGTCAGCTGTTAAAGCATGGAGGATGAAGTTCCCTTTGTGCAAGGTTGATGATTGTGCTGCAGTTTGCCTCTTCGTTGATTCAAATTCGGACTCGGGTTCGGCATCGACCGCAGATGACTCAACACTAGAGCCACCAATTGACCAATCCGAGCAGTCTTCTCTCCTTAGCGAGAAGGGAACTGGCGTGGATGCTGAAAAACAGCAACAATAG
- the LOC112744787 gene encoding disease resistance protein RPP13-like: MADGVVSFLIQNLSQLLVDEAKLLSGVEGKVKSLISELKFIDIFLKSSEGKRNNNIVKEVVNQIRDVAYEAEDVVDNYVANVSLHRSRSILGKMFHCVGQAMMLHNVDAEIENIKRSISEIYSNRDKYGIGEGEFQCGGEATPAATEALRKRRRDVEEEDVVGLVHESDTVIKKLLKTDSRLQIASIIGMGGLGKTTLARKIYNSKKVKEKYPFRAWGYVSNEYRAKELLLSLIRCLSTWKSNEESEEELKEHLRECLNGKKYLIVLDDIWKTEVWDDVKGAFPDDNNGSRILITSRIGEVAAYMGTMPPYFLPFLTEEQSWELFSKKVFRGEEDCPPDLKDLGMSIVESCSGLPLAIVVLAGHVSKKEKSLREWSRIKEHWLRVRDNNTVVVMDILKLSYDSLPQKLKSCFLYFAIYPEDYEIPARNLIQLWVAEGFIQIPETGTSDTLALEDIAEYYLEELVDRSLVQVASKRSDGGVKTCRIHDLLRDLCVSESKASKFIEIHRELDINKSNSRKMSFHHSTQFSSSPNKNNHFHTHSLFLFGEELTWDDESKGCKQFRKSFKLARVLHLNKVLLDLPPSGLKLMIHLRYLKIKTDSRSAENILDSISNLRNLETLHLSCDWVVSIPIKIWKLKRLRHFNLRIKEISQMSRVTNNERMSNLQTLCEVPLYSETISMLNNNGSFPNLKKLGLCFYPNFQQSSTGAANLSSLSMNHLSKLCTLKIRGDLFNPFSANGFKSTFFPSNIEKITLVDFKELDFKALGKLRNLRILKLRRGSTGDGIHCVAGEFPALQMLQMKEVKVERWIQDEGAMPSLSRLIIKGGAVEDLPLQLQSLASIK, from the coding sequence ATGGCAGATGGTGTCGTTTCCTTCCTGATTCAGAACTTGTCACAGCTGCTTGTTGATGAAGCGAAGCTGCTGTCCGGTGTGGAGGGAAAAGTCAAGTCCCTCATCAGCGAGCTCAAGTTCATAGACATCTTCCTCAAGAGTTCAGAGGGGAAGCGCAACAACAACATAGTTAAGGAAGTTGTGAACCAGATTAGAGATGTTGCCTATGAAGCTGAAGATGTTGTTGACAACTACGTCGCCAATGTTAGCCTCCACAGAAGCAGAAGCATCCTGGGGAAGATGTTCCATTGTGTTGGCCAAGCTATGATGCTTCATAATGTGGATGCTGAGATTGAGAATATCAAGAGATCCATTTCTGAGATATACAGCAACAGGGACAAGTATGGCATTGGAGAAGGTGAGTTCCAGTGTGGTGGAGAAGCTACCCCAGCTGCCACGGAGGCACTCCGGAAGAGGAGAAGGGATGTGGAGGAAGAAGATGTGGTTGGATTGGTTCATGAGTCTGATACTGTCATTAAGAAACTCTTGAAGACAGATTCACGGCTTCAAATAGCTTCCATAATTGGTATGGGTGGTTTGGGAAAGACTACCCTTGCTAGGAAGATCTACAATAGTAAGAAGGTGAAGGAGAAGTATCCATTTCGTGCATGGGGTTATGTGTCTAATGAGTATAGAGCTAAAGAGTTATTGTTGAGCCTTATTCGGTGTTTGTCAACATGGAAATCTAATGAAGAAAGTGAAGAGGAACTGAAGGAGCATCTAAGAGAGTGCTTGAATGGGAAGAAGTACTTAATTGTGCTTGATGATATTTGGAAAACAGAAGTGTGGGATGATGTAAAAGGAGCTTTTCCAGATGACAATAATGGTAGCAGAATCTTGATAACGAGTCGAATTGGAGAGGTAGCTGCTTATATGGGAACAATGCCTCCTTACTTCCTTCCATTTCTCACTGAAGAACAAAGCTGGGAACTTTTCTCCAAGAAAGTGTTTAGAGGAGAAGAAGATTGTCCACCTGATCTAAAAGATTTAGGCATGTCAATTGTTGAAAGCTGTAGTGGCTTACCTCTTGCTATTGTGGTGCTAGCTGGGCATGTTTCCAAGAAGGAAAAGTCTCTTAGAGAGTGGTCAAGAATCAAAGAACATTGGCTTCGTGTTCGTGACAACAACACTGTGGTGGTGATGGACATACTAAAACTTAGCTATGACAGTTTGCCTCAAAAATTGAAGTCTTGCTTTTTATACTTTGCAATCTATCCTGAAGATTATGAGATCCCTGCAAGAAACCTTATCCAGTTATGGGTAGCTGAAGGTTTTATACAAATTCCAGAAACTGGAACATCAGATACATTAGCACTGGAAGACATTGCAGAGTATTACTTAGAAGAGTTGGTTGATCGTAGTCTGGTGCAAGTGGCAAGCAAGAGGAGCGATGGGGGCGTAAAAACATGTCGAATTCATGATCTTCTTCGCGATCTTTGCGTATCTGAGAGCAAAGCAAGTAAATTCATAGAGATACACAGAGAGTTGGACATCAACAAATCCAACTCTAGAAAGATGTCTTTCCACCACAGCACACAATTCTCATCCTCACCAAACAAAAACAACCACTTTCACACACATTCCTTGTTCCTCTTTGGAGAAGAGCTTACCTGGGATGATGAATCAAAAGGATGTAAACAGTTCAGGAAAAGCTTCAAGTTGGCCCGTGTTCTACACCTCAACAAAGTGTTGTTGGATTTGCCACCTAGTGGCTTGAAGCTGATGATCCATCTAAGGTACTTGAAGATAAAAACAGATTCTAGATCTGCTGAAAATATTTTAGATTCTATATCCAACCTTAGGAATCTAGAAACACTGCATTTAAGTTGTGACTGGGTGGTCTCCATCCCAATCAAGATATGGAAGTTGAAGCGGTTGAGGCATTTCAACTTGAGAATCAAAGAGATTTCTCAGATGTCTAGAGTAACAAACAATGAAAGAATGTCCAACCTTCAAACCCTTTGTGAAGTACCTCTCTATTCAGAAACTATATCAATGCTTAACAACAATGGAAGCTTCCCTAACTTAAAGAAGCTGGGTTTATGTTTCTATCCAAACTTCCAGCAATCTTCTACAGGTGCTGCCAATCTTTCATCACTTAGCATGAACCACCTTAGCAAACTATGCACACTCAAAATAAGAGGTGATCTCTTTAATCCATTCAGTGCAAATGGATTTAAGTCAACGTTTTTTCCATCAAACATTGAGAAGATTACCTTGGTAGACTTCAAGGAATTGGACTTTAAAGCTCTGGGGAAACTCCGGAATCTGAGAATTTTGAAACTGAGAAGAGGATCAACAGGGGATGGTATTCATTGTGTGGCCGGAGAGTTCCCGGCGCTTCAAATGCTTCAGATGAAGGAAGTGAAGGTTGAGAGGTGGATACAAGATGAAGGTGCAATGCCAAGTCTTAGTCGTTTGATCATCAAAGGTGGTGCAGTGGAAGACCTTCCTCTACAACTTCAATCCTTGGCTTCCATTAAATAG
- the LOC112744788 gene encoding probable protein phosphatase 2C 33 isoform X1 — translation MKKKRKEKKKSIVTAQNINGFHRIHETPVTHPRVTAVEVLNRYGTDLVGEARGSDSECLAGFECFLNIVRALGMGSCISEAGGHSPPLLPIQPDTNMDGGKKRRLKGSPSFDYKVPGRMHLNGSSDVASMYCKQGRKGINQDAMLVWENFCSKEDTIFCGVFDGHGPYGHRVARKVRDSFPLKLSAQWDFHRKSTDGLSDQGSAAGSYKSEEIGFRLVDEKPRLTDHEPDGTDTILTLKESFLKASKIMDKELKLHPDIDCFCSGTTAVTLVKQGKDLVIGNVGDSRAILGTRDHDDNLIAVQLTIDLKPNLPREEERIRLRKGRVFPLQNEPDVARVWLPNSDFPGLAMARAFGDFCLKDFGLISVPDVSYHRLTENDEFVVLATDGIWDVLSNEEVVDIVASAPRPSAARSLVESAVKAWRMKFPLCKVDDCAAVCLFVDSNSDSGSASTADDSTLEPPIDQSEQSSLLSEKGTGVDAEKQQQ, via the exons atgaaaaagaaaagaaaagaaaagaaaaaaagtatagtcACAGCTCAAAACATCAACGGCTTTCATCGAATTCACGAGACGCCGGTGACGCACCCGCGCGTGACG GCTGTGGAGGTTCTAAACCGGTATGGAACGGATCTTGTTGGTGAAGCCAGGGGTTCTGATTCTGAGTGTTTGGCGGGTTTTGAGTGTTTCTTGAACATCGTGAGGGCACTGGGGATGGGGTCATGCATCTCAGAGGCTGGTGGTCACTCTCCTCCCCTTCTTCCAATCCAGCCAGACACCAATATGGATGGTGGGAAGAAGAGGAGGTTGAAGGGTTCCCCTTCCTTTGATTACAAAGTGCCTGGGAGAATGCACCTGAATGGGTCCAGCGATGTTGCATCTATGTACTGCAAGCAAGGTAGAAAAGGGATCAACCAAGATGCTATGCTTGTTTGGGAG AACTTCTGTTCAAAGGAGGACACCATTTTTTGTGGTGTTTTTGATGGTCATGGACCTTATGGCCATAGGGTTGCAAGGAAAGTCAGGGATTCTTTCCCTTTAAAACTTAGCGCTCAATGGGATTTCCACCGCAAGAGTACAGATGGGCTGAGTGATCAGGGCAGTGCCGCAGGAAGTTACAAATCTGAAGAGATTGGGTTTAGACTGGTTGATGAGAAACCTAGATTGACTGATCATGAGCCTGATGGAACAGATACTATCTTGACATTAAAAGAATCCTTTTTGAAGGCTTCTAAGATTATGGATAAGGAACTGAAACTGCATCCTGATATTGATTGCTTTTGCAGCGGGACTACAGCTGTTACCTTGGTTAAGCAG GGCAAGGACCTTGTTATTGGAAATGTTGGGGACTCCAGAGCTATATTGGGTACCCGAGATCATGATGATAATCTTATTGCTGTTCAATTGACAATTGACCTCAAGCCAAATCTTCCCA GGGAAGAAGAGCGAATCAGGCTTCGTAAAGGAAGGGTCTTTCCCCTTCAGAATGAACCGGATGTTGCTCGAGTTTGGCTGCCTAACTCTGATTTCCCTGGTCTTGCTATGGCAAGGGCTTTTGGAGATTTTTGCTTGAAGGACTTTGGACTGATTTCAGTTCCAGATGTGTCATATCATCGCCTTACTGAGAATGATGAATTTGTTGTATTAGCAACAGATGGG ATATGGGATGTTTTATCAAATGAAGAGGTTGTGGACATCGTGGCATCTGCTCCACGCCCTTCTGCGGCTCGATCACTGGTGGAGTCAGCTGTTAAAGCATGGAGGATGAAGTTCCCTTTGTGCAAGGTTGATGATTGTGCTGCAGTTTGCCTCTTCGTTGATTCAAATTCGGACTCGGGTTCGGCATCGACCGCAGATGACTCAACACTAGAGCCACCAATTGACCAATCCGAGCAGTCTTCTCTCCTTAGCGAGAAGGGAACTGGCGTGGATGCTGAAAAACAGCAACAATAG
- the LOC112744788 gene encoding probable protein phosphatase 2C 33 isoform X2 has product MTQAVEVLNRYGTDLVGEARGSDSECLAGFECFLNIVRALGMGSCISEAGGHSPPLLPIQPDTNMDGGKKRRLKGSPSFDYKVPGRMHLNGSSDVASMYCKQGRKGINQDAMLVWENFCSKEDTIFCGVFDGHGPYGHRVARKVRDSFPLKLSAQWDFHRKSTDGLSDQGSAAGSYKSEEIGFRLVDEKPRLTDHEPDGTDTILTLKESFLKASKIMDKELKLHPDIDCFCSGTTAVTLVKQGKDLVIGNVGDSRAILGTRDHDDNLIAVQLTIDLKPNLPREEERIRLRKGRVFPLQNEPDVARVWLPNSDFPGLAMARAFGDFCLKDFGLISVPDVSYHRLTENDEFVVLATDGIWDVLSNEEVVDIVASAPRPSAARSLVESAVKAWRMKFPLCKVDDCAAVCLFVDSNSDSGSASTADDSTLEPPIDQSEQSSLLSEKGTGVDAEKQQQ; this is encoded by the exons ATGACTCAG GCTGTGGAGGTTCTAAACCGGTATGGAACGGATCTTGTTGGTGAAGCCAGGGGTTCTGATTCTGAGTGTTTGGCGGGTTTTGAGTGTTTCTTGAACATCGTGAGGGCACTGGGGATGGGGTCATGCATCTCAGAGGCTGGTGGTCACTCTCCTCCCCTTCTTCCAATCCAGCCAGACACCAATATGGATGGTGGGAAGAAGAGGAGGTTGAAGGGTTCCCCTTCCTTTGATTACAAAGTGCCTGGGAGAATGCACCTGAATGGGTCCAGCGATGTTGCATCTATGTACTGCAAGCAAGGTAGAAAAGGGATCAACCAAGATGCTATGCTTGTTTGGGAG AACTTCTGTTCAAAGGAGGACACCATTTTTTGTGGTGTTTTTGATGGTCATGGACCTTATGGCCATAGGGTTGCAAGGAAAGTCAGGGATTCTTTCCCTTTAAAACTTAGCGCTCAATGGGATTTCCACCGCAAGAGTACAGATGGGCTGAGTGATCAGGGCAGTGCCGCAGGAAGTTACAAATCTGAAGAGATTGGGTTTAGACTGGTTGATGAGAAACCTAGATTGACTGATCATGAGCCTGATGGAACAGATACTATCTTGACATTAAAAGAATCCTTTTTGAAGGCTTCTAAGATTATGGATAAGGAACTGAAACTGCATCCTGATATTGATTGCTTTTGCAGCGGGACTACAGCTGTTACCTTGGTTAAGCAG GGCAAGGACCTTGTTATTGGAAATGTTGGGGACTCCAGAGCTATATTGGGTACCCGAGATCATGATGATAATCTTATTGCTGTTCAATTGACAATTGACCTCAAGCCAAATCTTCCCA GGGAAGAAGAGCGAATCAGGCTTCGTAAAGGAAGGGTCTTTCCCCTTCAGAATGAACCGGATGTTGCTCGAGTTTGGCTGCCTAACTCTGATTTCCCTGGTCTTGCTATGGCAAGGGCTTTTGGAGATTTTTGCTTGAAGGACTTTGGACTGATTTCAGTTCCAGATGTGTCATATCATCGCCTTACTGAGAATGATGAATTTGTTGTATTAGCAACAGATGGG ATATGGGATGTTTTATCAAATGAAGAGGTTGTGGACATCGTGGCATCTGCTCCACGCCCTTCTGCGGCTCGATCACTGGTGGAGTCAGCTGTTAAAGCATGGAGGATGAAGTTCCCTTTGTGCAAGGTTGATGATTGTGCTGCAGTTTGCCTCTTCGTTGATTCAAATTCGGACTCGGGTTCGGCATCGACCGCAGATGACTCAACACTAGAGCCACCAATTGACCAATCCGAGCAGTCTTCTCTCCTTAGCGAGAAGGGAACTGGCGTGGATGCTGAAAAACAGCAACAATAG